The nucleotide window GAAAAGGACAAAAGGATTTTTCCTTCTGTCCTGTCGCTGGCCTGGCTTAAAGCGCTGTTACAGACTTGTGTTTAAACGAGCGAAGTTCCGCCGTCAACAACGACATGCTGACCGGTGACATAGCTGGACGCATCGCTGGAGAAAAACAGAATCGGACCGCTGACTTCCCCGCGCCGTCCCGGCCGGCTCATCGGACACTGAGCGCTGTAGCCCTGTAAAAAAGCCTCTGATTTAAACAGCGTATTCTGCGTCATTTCCGACTCGAACAGTCCCGGACAAACCGCATTGACGGTAATGTTGAACTGACCGTAGGAACAAGCCATGCCCAAGGTCAGACCGAGCACCGCCGCCTTGGACGTATTATAAGCATGACGGATAAACATGTCGCTCTTGTCGCCGATCAGCGCGTTGACCGAGCTGATGTTGACAATCTTGCCATAGTTCTGAGCTTTCATGTGCGGGATCACATACTTGCACATCAGGTAAATGCCTTTGACGTTAATGTTCATCGAACGATCCCAGTCCTCCTGACTCAAGGTGTCGACACCGCCGCGCACCGCAACTCCGGCGTTGTTGAGCAGAATGTCAATTCGGCCAAAATGATCGATAACGGTTTCGACGGCCTTTTCAATGCTGGCTTCATCCGTAACGTCGCAGCCGACCGGCAGCGCATCAATCCCTTCCGCCCGCAGCTCCTGAGCCAAGGCTTCCAATTTGTCCTGACGGCGGGCGAGCAGAGCCACATTGGCACCCGCTTTGGCATACGCTCTGGCTGCATCTGCACCCAAGCCGCTGGACGCTCCGGTTACCACAGCAATTTTTCCAGTTAAATCAAACATCAGTAAATCCTCCTTCCGGACAGATTTCTGTCCTTTGTAAGTTCAGTATAACAGGAAATCCTGATTTTGATTTAGGCATTTATTAAAATATGTCGTAATTTCACAAGTTAGTAAATGAACAATGAAAATAACCGGCATTTTTTTCAAATGCCGGTTACATTGACATGTTTATTGAACTTTCAGCGCTCGCATCGAGTTGAGAATTGCTAATAGCGTTACTCCCACGTCAGCGAATACACCCATCCACATATTGCTTTTGCCAAACAGCGTCAGAATCAGCACACCGATCTTGATCGCTAAAGAGAAAATTATGTTCTGACGCAGAATCGCATGAGTCTTGCGGGAAATCTGGATCGCCGTCGCCAGCGCTGCCGGATCATCTTTCATCAGAACGATATCCGCGGCTTCAATCGCTGCATCACTGCCGACGCCGCCCATCGCGACGCCCAGATCCGCCCGCGCCAGAACCGGCGCATCGTTGATGCCATCGCCGACAAACGCAAGCTTTTTGCCTTCCGGCTGAGCTGCCAGCAGCGTTTCCACCTGTTCAACTTTATCCTGAGGTAAAAGCTGGGCATAGACAGTATCAATACCGATTTGAGCAGCCACCGCTTCCGCAACCTTGCGGTTATCACCGGTCAGCATTACGGTATTGCGGACACCTGCCTGTTTCAGCTGGCTGATCGCAGCAGCGCTGGTGTTTTTGATCACGTCGCTGATAACCAGCCAGCCCAGATATTCCCCTTCCTGAGCCACATGGATGATCGTTCCGATTTCTTCCACGGCTGGACAATCCAGACCCTGCGCCTGCATCAGTTTTGTGTTGCCCAGTGCCAGCTTCCGACCGCTGACTTCAACCTCAACACCCTGTCCGGAAATTTCTTTATAGTTGCGGATTGCCTGGTTGTCAATCGGTTGGCCATACGCCGCAACGATCGAGCGGGCGATTGGATGATTGGAATAGGCTTCCCCATAAGCTGCCAGCTGCAGCAGGGAGTCGGCATCCGCATGAACAGGCTGAATTCGGGTGACGGAAAAAGTTCCCTGTGTTAATGTTCCGGTCTTATCAAAGACAACCGTATCGACGTCTTTTAAAATTTCTAAGAAGTTTCCGCCCTTGACCAGAATGCCCTGCCGGCTGGCGCCGCCGATTCCGGCAAACAGCCCCAGAGGAATGGAAATAACCAAAGCACACGGGCAGGAAACAACTAAGAAGGTCAGAGCTCGATACAACCAGACTTCAAACGATCCCATCTGCAGCAGAAACGGCGGAATCACAGCGACAAGAATCGCCGCTACGACCACTGTCGGCGTATAAACACGAGCAAACTTGGTGATGAAGCGCTCAATCGGCGCTTTTTTAGAGCTGGCATTCTCGACCAGTTCAAGAATCCGTGAAACTGTAGATTCGCCAAATTCTTTTGTGACTTTCACTTGAACAACACCGCTGAGATTGACCATGCCTGCCAGAATCTCATCGCCGCTCTGCGCATCCCGCGGCAGACTTTCCCCCGTCAGGGCAGAGGTATCCAGGGACGTTTCCCCTTCCGTCAGAATGCCGTCCAGCGGAACCCGCTCACCCGGCTTGATTAAGATCATCTCGCCGATCATCACGTTTTCCGGATCAACCCGCATTTCTTTTCCATTCCGCACAACCGTCGCATACTCAGCCCGGATATTCATTAACGAACCGATGGATTTGCGGGATCGGTTGACAGCGTAGGACTGGAACAATTCGCCGATCTGGTAGAAAAGCATGACCGCAACGCCTTCCTTGTAATCTCCGATCGCAAAAGCTCCGATCGTCGCCACGCTCATCAAGAAGGTTTCATCAAACCATTCTCCCTGAAGTACGTTGCGAATAGCACTATATACCACTTCCCCGCCGATCAGCAGGAAGCTGATTAAAAAGAGGATGAAGACATAGCTTTCCGCCTGCAGGATAATTCCTGCGATGAAAAATCCAATTCCGATCAACAGCTTGGCATTTTGCCGGAAGAAGCTTTGCGGCTTGACTTCAGGTTCTGGTTGTTTCGTTCCCGTTTTCATCTCTACCACCGCAACTTCCGGTTCCAGTTTCTTCACGACAGCTGTAATCGCTTCAATCAAGGCCTCACGGTCAGAGGAAGGTTTGGCATCAACCAGCAACGTTTCCGTTGAGAATGTGACCGAAGCTTCTTCGACCTCCGGCATGGCATTGACTGCGCGCTCGATTTTAGCTGCACAGTTGGCACAGTCCAATCCTGCCAGACGCAGTTTCAGCTCGCCTTTTACCGCAGAGTGATCGACGGTTGGAATTTCTTCATGATCATGACCGCAGCTGCACCCTTCTTCATGATGGTGATGTTCATGTTCGCCATCGCAATCAGCATGTTCGTGATGATGTTCATGACCGCAGCCACAGCCTTTTTCATGGTGATGATGTTCGTGTTTGTCATCGCAATCGGCATGTTCATGGTAATGATCATGACCGCAGCCACAGCTTTCATCATAGTGGTGATGGTCGTGTTTGTCATCGCAATCAGCATGGTCGTGATGATGTTCATGACCGCAGCCGCAGCCTTCTTCATGGTGGTGATGGTCGTGTTTGCCATCGCAATCAGCATGGTCGTGATGATGTTCATGACCGCAGCCACACTCTTCTTCATGGTGATGATCACGATTTTCTGTCTGAGCATTGGATCTTACCCTATCTTTGCCGTCGGTTATTTCAACGACGTTGATATCCGGCTCAGCCTTCTTCACCGCTTGAATAATCTGTTCTTTTTTAGAGTCGCCTTCAAACTCAACAATCATCTTTTTGTGAACAAAGTCAACAGTAACTTCATTCAAGCCTTTAATTTTGCCAACCTGGCGTTCCACCTTCATCGCACAATTCGGGCAATCCAGTTCAGGCAGCGCATACACTTCTGTTTTCATAGTTTTTTCCTCCAGCTTTCGTGTTGGATGTTCCTTGACAAGGAACAGGGCTGATGAAAACGCAACAGAGATTCTGTTATATATGAACATGTGTTCATATGTTTTCTGTTCACATTATAGACTACTGAGATTCGATTGTAAATAGGCAAAAATATTTTTTGTGATTTTTTTGCTTACACTTATTATGCTTCCCCCTTTTATATGAAAAATGAAAAAAGATCGCCGCAGCGATCCTTAACCAAACAGTTTCTGAATAATATTCTTTTCCTTGAATTTCGGCAGTGCTGCTTTTTCTCCCAGCAGGCGCTGAGCGATAACGGTATAGCATTGCGAAGTGATTGAGCTGCGCTTCAATGCCATCGGTATGCCGCGGTTGTTGCAGGCGATCAGATTTTCATCCTCATAAACCAACCCGATAACCTCCAAGCCCAGCCAATCGGCGGCTTCCTTGACGCTTAAGGAAATTCCTTTTTCAATATAACGCGGATTAACACGGTTCATTACGAGCCGAATCGTCGTCTTGCCTTCCTTCAATAAAATGCCGATCACGCGGTCGCTGTCCTGCAAAGCCGCGATATCCAGATTCACAACGACCAGCGCTTCATCAGCGCAGCACATCGCATATTGAAAGCCCCGCTCGATGCCCGCCGGCGAATCCAGCAGAATAAAATCAAACTGATCCCGCAGCTGATCGACCACTGTCGTCAGATCTTCCAGTTTCAGCCTTCCGATATTCACGGTTCGGCAGGCTGCCATCAGATAAAGATTTTCACAGCGCTTATCCTGAATCATCGCCCGGCCTAGTGGACATCGGCCTTCAACCGCATCCTTTAAATCATAAAACACACGGTTTTCCAAGCCCATCATCACGTCCAGATTTTTCAAACCCAGATCCATGTCGATCATACATACTTTTTTGCCTAATGACGCCAGCGCGATGCCGAGGTTGGCGCAGACTGTCGTTTTGCCGACGCCGCCCTTGCCGCTGGTGATCATGATTACCCTTGCCACACTTCTTCCTCCTTCAAACATAGACTTGTGCATCTCTGATTCTCATAATACACACAGACTTTCGCGAAATTTGTCATAATCTGCCAGTCGCTGTCTGAAATCTTGATGCGGGCATGATCCAGTCCCAGCGCGATCAGCTGACACGCTGGATCAAAAAGTCGGATCTGACCGGCTACAGTGCCCAGTACAATTAACGGACCGCCGCCGCGCATTTCAATCTGAATCGGCTGGCGTACATCATGAAATAAAACCGCAGCGCCTTCCAACTGGATCACCTCGCCAGCCCGCAAAGGTTCGCGAATCAAACTGAGCGCTCCCTGGGCCGCCGGTTTTTTCTGAATGTAAATCCCCCGGCATACACAGCCGGTTGCCTGCAGGATTTCAAACAGTTGTTTTAACCGTTCTGCGCCGGGATCGCTGTCAAAAAAAACTTCGGCTGGATGACCATTGCGGGTCTGCAGCAGCCGAAGCTTAGCCTCCAGCTCCACTGCCTGATCCTGCCAATGATGGCATTCCATGCGAATTGTGAGTCCGGAGTTCTGTCCGATTATTTTAACTGTTCCCATCTGAGCTTCTCCCCTTTTCTGCGGATGGACTCCCGCCGAATCTGCAGGGTCTGCCGCTGATCATTCATCCAGATCACAAGCAGAAGCGGCGCCAGATTGCCGACTAAAGTCGTCACCAAACGCTTGCTCAGCCATGTCATTAGAGACATCGCCGACAGATTGCTTGCGGTCATGTAGAAGTATATCAGAAGCTCTTTGACGAAAATGATCGAAAGTAAGAGAATCATCAGTTCTAATAACGAAGAACTGATATGTTTGCTCCAAATGTGAATAAGAAAGGCACACGCCAGGCAGACCAAGGTACTGAGCATGAAGTGATCGCCGCTCAGAAAATCAAAAACCAACCCTGCGAGAAACGCTGTGAACAACGAATCAAGCAGATTTTTCTGCCGCACTGTCAGCATCAGGGCACAAAAGCCCATACTGGGAATAAAGACGGAATGAATCAAAGCAAAGTCAAACGGAAACAACGCTGTCAGAATCATATCGGCAGCCAAACATAAGCCGATAAACGCTGCTTCGTAAATCACTGCGCTGCCCCCTGGCGGCGAACGACGCAGACATAATTAAACGATTGGAAATCCGCGGCCGGGCTGACATAAATATTCATGCCGACGGCATTGCTTAACTCTTCAACCTTGCTGACGTTGCCGACTAACAAACCGGACGGAAAGACTTCACCCATACCGCTGGTGACAACGCGCATCTGTTCAGTCACCGTCGCTCCCGAGTTGAGTAATTTGACAACAAAACCTTGTTCATTGCTGTCATACTTTTCCAAAATTGCGTCAACTGTCTTGCCTTCGCCGATTTCAATCTTTACGGACACTTTATTTAAGCCATCCTCAGCCGTAATGAGCTTGACCGTTGACGTATGTTCAGTAACCTTCGTTACTTTGCCGATCAATCCCTTGGGCGTAATCACGGCATAGTTTAAGCCAACCCCATCGGCACTGCCTACATCCAAAGTCAACAGATTATTCCATGCTTCCTGAGAGCGGGACAAAACAGTCGAAGGAATCAGATCGTAATCGGAAACGATCGTCTTTAATTCGGCGATCTGTTTTAACTCTTCAATCTGCCGCTGCGATTCCGCAAGCTGTGCCTGCAGTGAGGCGATCTGATCAACTTGCGTCCGAAGCAGATCATTTTCCTGACGGACCTGCCACAGTCGGGAGAAAGAAGTAAAGAAATCCGTCACCGTCGTTACCGGATAATCAATCAATGAGTATTTAATCATGGAAAAAGCGTTATACCCCTGCCGGCTGATTTCGCTGAATGGCGTTGTGACGCTGACAACGTTCAAAATCAAGGAAAGCGAAACGGTAATGCCGATCAGCCAAAGCAGTATTTTTTGAAAACGATTCAATTTCATTTTATCACCTGCGTCTATTATACGGTGATTGATCCCGAACTTCAATCTAATAATCCATGTGCGCGAAAGCTGAAATACTGGGTAGTACTGACGATTAAATGATCCAGCAACTCAATTCCAATCAGTTCGCCAGTTTCTTTTAACCGCTGTGTGATAATGCGATCTGCCATGCTGGGAGTCAGATCCTGCGATGGATGATTGTGGACGACTAAAATACGGCAGGCTGACGCCAACAAGGCTTCTTTGAACACCTCGCGAGGATGAACAATACTGGCATCCAGGGTTCCCTTGAACAACAGCCGGTGTTCCAAAATGTGATTTTTTGCGTCGAGATAGATCGCTAAAAAATGTTCCTGCTGCTTTCCGCCGATCTCCCGGCCTAGCCAGCCCATCAAGGCTTCGGGATTGGAAACTACGTCGATATCACGGGTTCGTTCTTCACTGATCCGCCGCGCCAGTTCAAAACAAGCTAAAATTTCCAAGCCGCGAACCTGACTGATCCCTTTGATCTGCATCAATTCTTTCAGCGTCAAACGGGACAGCCCTGCGACACCCTGACTCCGGTGCAGCAATTCCTCGGCGATCATCAGACTGGAAGTTCCGGGAACACCGCTGCGCAGGATCAGCGCCAATATTTCTTTGTTGGAACAATGCTCAATTCCCTGCTGCAGTGCTTTTTCCCGCGGCCGTTCTTCACAGGGCATTTCTCTTACGGTTGTGATGTACATCCCTCCAATACAACGGCAGTCTGACCTTCTTCCAGCTGTTGACGCTGCGTTTCATTCAGCGTGCATGAACGTTCCATCCATTCGTAATCCAGATCAATCATCCGCTGTTTGCATTGCCGGGTCACCTGTGGATCCAGGCTCATTCCCACGGCGACAATCTGGTATTGATCCCGTGGATAAACAACGGGCGTAAACCCATCCTGCTCTAAAAATGCCGTCAGCTCACGAACTGAGC belongs to Holdemania massiliensis and includes:
- a CDS encoding SDR family NAD(P)-dependent oxidoreductase produces the protein MFDLTGKIAVVTGASSGLGADAARAYAKAGANVALLARRQDKLEALAQELRAEGIDALPVGCDVTDEASIEKAVETVIDHFGRIDILLNNAGVAVRGGVDTLSQEDWDRSMNINVKGIYLMCKYVIPHMKAQNYGKIVNISSVNALIGDKSDMFIRHAYNTSKAAVLGLTLGMACSYGQFNITVNAVCPGLFESEMTQNTLFKSEAFLQGYSAQCPMSRPGRRGEVSGPILFFSSDASSYVTGQHVVVDGGTSLV
- the minD gene encoding septum site-determining protein MinD gives rise to the protein MARVIMITSGKGGVGKTTVCANLGIALASLGKKVCMIDMDLGLKNLDVMMGLENRVFYDLKDAVEGRCPLGRAMIQDKRCENLYLMAACRTVNIGRLKLEDLTTVVDQLRDQFDFILLDSPAGIERGFQYAMCCADEALVVVNLDIAALQDSDRVIGILLKEGKTTIRLVMNRVNPRYIEKGISLSVKEAADWLGLEVIGLVYEDENLIACNNRGIPMALKRSSITSQCYTVIAQRLLGEKAALPKFKEKNIIQKLFG
- a CDS encoding heavy metal translocating P-type ATPase, coding for MKTEVYALPELDCPNCAMKVERQVGKIKGLNEVTVDFVHKKMIVEFEGDSKKEQIIQAVKKAEPDINVVEITDGKDRVRSNAQTENRDHHHEEECGCGHEHHHDHADCDGKHDHHHHEEGCGCGHEHHHDHADCDDKHDHHHYDESCGCGHDHYHEHADCDDKHEHHHHEKGCGCGHEHHHEHADCDGEHEHHHHEEGCSCGHDHEEIPTVDHSAVKGELKLRLAGLDCANCAAKIERAVNAMPEVEEASVTFSTETLLVDAKPSSDREALIEAITAVVKKLEPEVAVVEMKTGTKQPEPEVKPQSFFRQNAKLLIGIGFFIAGIILQAESYVFILFLISFLLIGGEVVYSAIRNVLQGEWFDETFLMSVATIGAFAIGDYKEGVAVMLFYQIGELFQSYAVNRSRKSIGSLMNIRAEYATVVRNGKEMRVDPENVMIGEMILIKPGERVPLDGILTEGETSLDTSALTGESLPRDAQSGDEILAGMVNLSGVVQVKVTKEFGESTVSRILELVENASSKKAPIERFITKFARVYTPTVVVAAILVAVIPPFLLQMGSFEVWLYRALTFLVVSCPCALVISIPLGLFAGIGGASRQGILVKGGNFLEILKDVDTVVFDKTGTLTQGTFSVTRIQPVHADADSLLQLAAYGEAYSNHPIARSIVAAYGQPIDNQAIRNYKEISGQGVEVEVSGRKLALGNTKLMQAQGLDCPAVEEIGTIIHVAQEGEYLGWLVISDVIKNTSAAAISQLKQAGVRNTVMLTGDNRKVAEAVAAQIGIDTVYAQLLPQDKVEQVETLLAAQPEGKKLAFVGDGINDAPVLARADLGVAMGGVGSDAAIEAADIVLMKDDPAALATAIQISRKTHAILRQNIIFSLAIKIGVLILTLFGKSNMWMGVFADVGVTLLAILNSMRALKVQ
- the mreC gene encoding rod shape-determining protein MreC, whose amino-acid sequence is MKLNRFQKILLWLIGITVSLSLILNVVSVTTPFSEISRQGYNAFSMIKYSLIDYPVTTVTDFFTSFSRLWQVRQENDLLRTQVDQIASLQAQLAESQRQIEELKQIAELKTIVSDYDLIPSTVLSRSQEAWNNLLTLDVGSADGVGLNYAVITPKGLIGKVTKVTEHTSTVKLITAEDGLNKVSVKIEIGEGKTVDAILEKYDSNEQGFVVKLLNSGATVTEQMRVVTSGMGEVFPSGLLVGNVSKVEELSNAVGMNIYVSPAADFQSFNYVCVVRRQGAAQ
- the radC gene encoding RadC family protein gives rise to the protein MYITTVREMPCEERPREKALQQGIEHCSNKEILALILRSGVPGTSSLMIAEELLHRSQGVAGLSRLTLKELMQIKGISQVRGLEILACFELARRISEERTRDIDVVSNPEALMGWLGREIGGKQQEHFLAIYLDAKNHILEHRLLFKGTLDASIVHPREVFKEALLASACRILVVHNHPSQDLTPSMADRIITQRLKETGELIGIELLDHLIVSTTQYFSFRAHGLLD